A single Anopheles funestus chromosome 2RL, idAnoFuneDA-416_04, whole genome shotgun sequence DNA region contains:
- the LOC125764894 gene encoding voltage-dependent T-type calcium channel subunit alpha-1G isoform X1 has product MRNATKDSGASQQTVYTDKINYGGVIDSLNLKNERNGPPPPPSTVQHRNSLQQQQQKRPSVVKHGGKGGAVARVSSSSDATDTSGSSCSDGDTSSSSYDEPNLPYPGFTEFSLKYLAQETKPRIWCLQLITNPWFERISMIVILLNCVTLGMYQPCVDDACVTNRCKILQIFDDIIFAFFSLEMTIKIVAMGAWGKGTYLADSWNRLDFFIVLAGALEYCLQVENLNLTAIRTIRVLRPLRAINRIPSMRILVMLLLDTLPMLGNVLLLCFFVFFIFGIVGVQLWEGILRQRCVIKLPDKVSPPAYLTSSPRNIYYRIVNQKKIKTDVSFYYEFSKEQDYICSKPEDSGMHLCQNLPPYRIGPLVCNDTALPYSENEPTATACVNWNQYYTNCTQLGSNPFQGTISFDNIGLAWVAIFLVISLEGWTDIMYYVQDAHSFWDWIYFVLLIVIGSFFMINLCLVVIATQFSETKKREMERMRQERARFTSSSTLASSTNNSEPTTCYAEIVKYIGHLYRRLKRRIIKKLRLYKYHMQKRKEGLIPCTPETITLSPNKIKAHHPKCPRMGALLQHASITNLQQQKNKHDLQSNLSINRTGVALNHPETGNVPVDNQVSSPEVSEIVSLENIKNNALNNSTNYLNEDRQKVLLLKINNEDQSNGQDHHCMPSLLSPPSAGRRRSSVMFNEYVVLHTPPTITEPPQDKNVYCLEKMTQAGDGSIWQVNLPHSLQTVSTVFNEYSDLCLTDAMTCQELLAFSVAFSAALPTGQTTLESFYTSLKRAKRTESTRFLSNQQAGPTNATLPLPEIERLSSKSSNEPSRASFDPVSTGINNINMEEFACCYEYYQNQGLAEEKPPQRSKCMRVLISVWRCFRRTCHVTRVVVKKLVDHKYFQQGILLAILINTLSMGIEYHDQPAELTAIVETSNIVFSAIFAVEMILKVIAEGPFRYVANGFNVFDGVIVILSVVELAQAYLGEGQGSSGLSVLRTFRLLRILKLVRFMPNLRRQLFVMLRTMDNVAIFFSLLILFIFIFSILGMYLFGGKFCKFVEESGIERECTCPEIVSKHPQCECDRKHFNNILWATVTVFQILTQEDWNVVLFNGMEKTSHWAALYFVTLMTFGNYVLFNLLVAILVEGFSSERNERREREQRELVKAKLNAEALAQEQSMEVYDDQRSFSESSTTDSYNGSRGKWYSVEELSKVRNLDIKCNIQKQRLLQPNYEDPKNVAQKNKREKDVSKPEPTSGKKMKGKKTESLKLYNIQVQDPPIITTTAATPQDSPSGTMESGTSFKDWDQADFEKYERENSSLLKPPSILGSLKTLDDRTFFEGTPVLNEMRKKHDKNHTTSSDSRLAVLEKQQKKAEKSLAESVSAPKAVGKDETSNGGLHRQVSTEEGVLNNGKILSQPKGYSGTDRRTLDPLLEKSNRIQNDTQGSRTPNRRRSSVRRSSSVKVDSGASSVASNLSLTSHPRCYYNNGSTKYYFDRKNSLRLCDIRTPNNRRRMSSFDQAYHKQSPMSSIRNLEIKHLQDELDKSKLDNTSNAFKIAGNTTDLTGNATRSDGTPKKKGKGRLKQFFRMVTPYHFVEDHEAYTLYLFPEHNRFRQICSWFVNQKWFDNVILLFIALNCITLAMERPNIPPNCTERYFLSTANYVFTVVFAVEMFIKVVSAGLFYGQDAYFTSGWNIMDGSLVIISIVDLLMSLISESSPRIFGILRVFRLLRSLRPLRVINRAPGLKLVVQTLLSSLRPIGNIVLICCTFFIIFGILGVQLFKGTFYYCEGENIKGVKNKQDCLDIEGNVWINRKYNFDDLGKALMSLFVLSSRDGWVNIMYTGLDAVGVDQQPIVNYNEWRLLYFIAFILLVGFFVLNMFVGVVVENFHRCREEQEKEEKIRRAAKRALQMEKKRKRMHEPPYYTNYSPMRLFVHNVVTSKYFDLAIAAVIGLNVVTMAMEYYMMPLPLEYALKIFNYFFTAVFILEAAMKLLALGVKIYMKDRWNQLDVAIVILSIVGIVLEELETNIIPINPTIIRVMRVLRIARVLKLLKMAKGIRALLDTVMQALPQVGNLGLLFFLLFFIFAALGVELFGRLECSEEVPCQGLGEHAHFANFGMAFLTLFRVATGDNWNGIMKDTLRDDCDDAADCVKNCCVSTIIAPIFFVIFVLMAQFVLVNVVVAVLMKHLEESHKQMEDELDIDTELEREFEREQEFEEEQALCMQLNDDNKQVHKRPLTKVSSLPSNFTYSTPILEKKSNIQRRQTIQYFNQNLGLSVFNSYTNNNSYDETAENNINAEGEEIPEAGRDGDGEEKKMKKNGEGPAEGNKGLEGLNSAKEYNSKNVNKKILINKTNLFSKSCDGRPSGEGKRKGFKEECLNITIPGASVTGVGNAGKGEPTRTEDPRRGSSGPVGPGDGTESDLVESQCSTITSSSRSRHQAGSKLESRQLSLDYDPTRNPKASSDGHDGAPLATDGCLSVTTMGAGTTSATIGNSGSSNTTTSGSTVSNKSFLSVPKLQPKSRSGSTKQLFKQTALDEDGETNDESSLLLPVATVADSGSPGNNHCLGAGALLSIPGEGGGFGAESVKNSDSCEIIRIISERRKI; this is encoded by the exons ATGAGAAACGCCACGAAGGATAGTGGCGCATCGCAGCAAACCGTGTACACCGATAAGATCAATTATGGCGGTGTGATTGATtcgttaaatttgaaaaatgaacgaaacggtccaccaccaccaccgtcaaCGGTACAGCATCGGAACAgtctgcagcagcaacagcagaagcGACCGTCGGTAGTGAAGCACGGCGGCAAAGGCGGTGCCGTGGCACGTGTGTCCTCGTCCAGCGATGCGACCGACACGTCCGGGAGCAGCTGCAGCGATGGCGACACGTCGTCCTCGTCGTACGATGAGCCGAATCTGCCGTATCCGGGCTTTACCGAGTTCTCGCTCAAGTACCTTGCACAGGAAACGAAGCCACGCATCTGGTGCCTGCAGCTCATCACTAATCC GTGGTTCGAGCGAATCTCGATGATAGTCATTCTGCTTAACTGCGTCACACTGGGCATGTATCAGCCGTGTGTGGATGACGCTTGCGTTACCAATCGCTGCAAGATATTGCAG ATCTTTGATGACATCATCTTTGCCTTCTTTTCGCTCGAGATGACAATCAAGATCGTGGCGATGGGTGCCTGGGGCAAGGGTACGTATCTAGCCGACTCGTGGAATCGGCTCGACTTCTTCATCGTGCTTGCCGGTGCACTCGAGTACTGTCTGCAGGTGGAAAACCTCAACCTAACCGCCATCCGTACGATTCGCGTACTGAGACCGTTGCGTGCGATCAATCGCATACCGA GCATGCGAATActggtgatgctgctgctggacacGCTGCCCATGCTCGGTAACGTTCTGCTGCTCTGTTTCTTCGTGTTCTTCATCTTTGGCATCGTTGGTGTGCAGCTGTGGGAAGGTATCTTGCGCCAACGGTGCGTCATTAAGCTACCGGATAAGGTGTCACCGCCAGCATACCT cACGTCGTCCCCGCGTAACATTTACTACCGAATTGTTaaccagaaaaaaatcaaaacaga TGTTTCGTTTTACTACGAGTTCTCCAAGGAGCAGGACTACATCTGCTCGAAACCAGAAGACTCCGGGATGCATCTGTGCCAGAATCTGCCCCCATATCGAATAGGACCGCTCGTGTGCAATG ACACTGCACTGCCCTATTCGGAGAATGAACCAACAGCTACGGCCTGTGTGAACTGGAACCAGTATTACACGAACTGTACCCAACTTGGCAGCAATCCGTTTCAGGGGACAATATCGTTCGACAACATTGGGCTTGCATGGGTTGCAATATTTCTC GTAATATCTCTCGAAGGTTGGACGGATATTATGTACTACGTGCAAGATGCCCACAGCTTTTGGGATTGGATCTACTTCGTGCTACTGATAGTG ATTGGCTCCTTCTTTATGATCAACCTCTGCCTAGTCGTCATCGCCACACAGTTCTCAGAAACGAAGAAACGGGAGATGGAACGAATGAGACAGGAACGGGCGCGATTTACGTCCTCATCGACACTCGCATCCAGCACGAACAACTCGGAACCGACGACCTGTTACGCGGAGATCGTGAAGTACATCGGCCATCTTTACCGCCGTCTCAAGCGCCGCATCATTAAGAAGTTACGATTGTATAA ATATCACATGCAAAAGCGCAAGGAAGGTCTCATACCATGCACGCCGGAAACGATCACACTGTCACCGAACAAAATCAAAGCCCATCACCCGAAATGTCCGCGAATGGGTGCCCTCTTGCAGCACGCTTCGATCACTAacctgcagcagcaaaagAACAAGCACGATCTGCAGTCGAATCTGTCCATCAATCGGACGGGTGTAGCGCTTAATCACCCGGAAACGGGTAACGTCCCAGTGGACAATCAGGTTTCATCGCCCGAGGTTTCGGAGATTGTGTCGTTGGAGAACATCAAGAACAATGCACTTAACAATTCTACCAACTATCTGAACGAGGACCGACAGAAAGTGTTACTGCTGAAGATCAACAATGAGGATCAATCGAACGGACAA GATCACCACTGTATGCCAAGCTTACTAAGCCCTCCGTCAGCAGGTAGACGAAGATCGTCCGTTATGTTTAACGAATATGTAGTGCTTCATACGCCTCCAACTATTACAGAACCACCGCAAGATAAGAATGTGTACTGTTTGGAGAAAATGACCCAAGCGGGTGATGGAAGCATCTGGCAG GTTAACTTGCCACATTCGCTACAGACAGTGAGCACCGTGTTTAACGAGTACTCCGATCTATGTCTGACGGATGCCATGACCTGTCAGGAGCTGTTGGCATTCTCGGTAGCATTCTCAGCCGCCCTGCCAACAGGTCAAACTACGCTCGAATCTTTCTACACCTCACTAAAGCGTGCCAAGCGTACCGAATCGACACGCTTCCTCTCGAACCAGCAGGCAGGGCCAACGAACGCGACTCTGCCCCTGCCAGAGATAGAGCGCTTGAGCAGCAAATCAAGCAACGAACCTTCCCGTGCCAGCTTCGACCCGGTGTCGACGGGTATTAACAACATCAATATGGAGGAGTTCGCCTGCTGCTACGAGTACTATCAGAACCAGGGCCTGGCAGAGGAGAAACCACCGCAGCGCTCCAAGTGTATGCGAGTGCTCATTTCAGTATGGCGCTGCTTCCGCCGTACCTGTCATGTTACGCGGGTTGTCGTGAAGAAGCTGGTCGATCACAAGTACTTCCAGCAGGGCATACTGCTGGCGATCCTCATCAACACGCTCTCGATGGGCATCGAATACCATGACCAACCGGCAGAGCTGACAGCAATCGTTGAGACGAGCAATATCGTGTTTTCCGCCATATTTGCCGTCGAAATGATCCTGAAGGTGATCGCTGAAGGACCCTTCCGGTACGTCGCCAACGGGTTCAACGTGTTCGATGGCGTGATTGTTATACTCAG CGTGGTGGAGCTAGCCCAAGCATACCTTGGCGAAGGACAGGGCAGCTCTGGTTTGAGCGTACTGCGCACGTTCCGGCTGCTGCGAATACTGAAGCTCGTGCGCTTCATGCCCAATCTGCGCCGGCAGCTGTTTGTTATGCTGCGCACCATGGACAATGTGGCAATCTTTTTCAGCCTGCTGATACTCTTCATTTTCATATTCAG CATTCTTGGCATGTACCTTTTTGGAGGTAAGTTCTGTAAGTTTGTCGAAGAAAGCGGGATAGAAAGGGAATGTACTTGTCCAGAAATTGTCTCCAAGCATCCGCAATGTGAATGCGACCGTAAACATTTCAACAATATCCTCTGGGCCACTGTGACCGTGTTTCAA ATACTTACGCAGGAGGACTGGAATGTGGTGCTGTTCAATGGTATGGAAAAGACAAGCCATTGGGCCGCACTCTACTTCGTAACGCTCATGACGTTCGGAAATTATGTTCTGTTCAATCTGCTGGTCGCTATCCTGGTAGAGGGTTTCAGCTCAGAG CGTAACGAGAGACGCGAGCGGGAGCAGCGAGAGCTTGTGAAGGCCAAACTGAACGCGGAAGCCCTCGCACAGGAGCAAAGCATGGAGGTGTACGATGATCAGCGAAGTTTTTCCGAATCATCCACCACGGACAGCTACAATGGATCCCGCGGCAAGTGGTATAGTGTCGAGGAGCTCAGCAAG GTGCGTAATTTGGACATAAAGTGCAACATTCAAAAGCAACGATTGCTTCAACCGAACTACGAAGATCCGAAAAATGTGGCCCAGAAGAACAAGCGGGAAAAGGACGTTTCCAAACCGGAACCTACTTCAGGCAAAAAGATGAAAGGG AAAAAGACCGAATCTTTAAAGCTGTACAACATCCAAGTTCAGGATCCGCCGATCATTACGACCACGGCAGCAACGCCGCAAGATTCGCCGAGTGGCACGATGGAGTCGGGAACGAGCTTCAAGGACTGGGATCAGGCGGACTTTGAAAAGTACGAGCGGGAAAACTCTTCCCTACTGAAACCGCCCTCCATACTTGGCTCCCTTAAAACACTTGACGATCGCACGTTCTTCGAGGGTACTCCCGTTCTGAACGAAATGCGCAAGAAACACGACAAGAATCATACCACCTCATCCGATAGCCGGTTGGCCGTGCTGGagaagcagcagaagaaagCGGAAAAATCTCTGGCCGAGTCTGTTAGTGCACCGAAAGCAGTGGGAAAAGACGAAACATCCAATGGTGGGCTTCATCGGCAAGTCTCAACAGAAGAGGGTGTGTTGAACAATGGAAAAATTTTATCGCAACCTAAAG GTTACAGTGGAACTGATCGCCGTACGCTTGATCCACTATTGGAGAAAAGTAATCGCATCCAGAACGATACCCAAGGTTCGAGAACACCGAACCGCAGACGCAGCTCGGTAAGACGATCGTCTTCAGTGAAAGTGGACAGTGGTGCAAGTAGTGTTGCGAGCAACCTCAGCTTAACATCTCACCCACGCTGTTACTACAACAATGGCAGCACCAAGTATTACTTCGATCGCAAAAATTCCTTACGACTGTGCGACATCAGGACACCGAACAATCGGCGCCGTATGTCCTCGTTCGATCAGGCCTACCATAAACAATCTCCGATGAGCAGCATCAGAAATCTTGAAATTAAACACCTACAGGACGAGCTGGACAAGAGCAAGCTGGACAATACCTCGAACGCGTTCAAGATTGCGGGAAATACTACCGATCTGACAGGTAATGCGACCCGAAGTGATGGTACACCCAAGAAGAAGGGCAAGGGACGATTGAAACAGTTCTTCCGCATGGTAACGCCGTACCACTTCGTGGAGGATCATGAAGCGTACACGCTTTACCTATTTCCCGAACACAACAG ATTTCGACAAATTTGTTCCTGGTTCGTCAACCAGAAATGGTTCGATAACGTCATACTGCTGTTTATCGCGCTCAACTGCATCACACTGGCCATGGAACGTCCCAACATTCCACCAAACTGTACCGAGCGATACTTTCTCTCCACTGCCAATTATGTTTTCACTGTCGTTTTTGCAGTGGAAATGTTTATCAAG GTGGTTTCAGCTGGATTGTTCTATGGACAGGACGCTTACTTCACATCGGGTTGGAACATCATGGATGGTTCTTTGGTGATTATCTCGATCGTTGATCTTCTGATGTCGCTGATAAGCGAATCGAGCCCTAGAATATTTGGGATCCTAAGAGTGTTCAGGCTTCTCCGATCGTTGCGCCCACTGCGAGTGATTAACCGTGCGCCTGGGCTTAAGTTGGTTGTTCAGACACTGCTTTCTTCGCTGCGCCCGATCGGTAACATAGTGCTGatttgttgtacatttttcaTCATCTTCGGTATATTGGGAGTTCAG CTTTTCAAGGGTACGTTTTACTACTGTGAGGGTGAAAACATCAAGggagtgaaaaacaaacaggacTGTTTGGACATTGAGGGCAACGTCTGGATCAACAGAAAGTATAACTTTGACGATCTGGGTAAGGCGCTCATGTCTCTGTTTGTGCTGTCCTCGCGGGATGGGTGGGTTAACATCATGTACACTGGGCTTGATGCAGTTGGCGTTGATCAGCAG CCCATCGTAAACTACAATGAGTGGCGCTTGCTGTACTTTATTGCCTTTATATTGCTCGTTGGATTCTTTGTGCTGAACATGTTTGTTGGAGTGGTCGTCGAGAATTTCCATCGCTGCCGCGAAGAGCaggaaaaggaggaaaagaTCCGCCGTGCAGCGAAACGAGCTCTGCAGATGGAGAAAAAGCGGAAAA GAATGCACGAGCCACCGTACTATACGAACTATTCGCCGATGCGGCTCTTCGTGCACAACGTTGTCACTTCCAAGTACTTTGATTTGGCGATCGCTGCCGTCATAGGGCTTAACGTAGTTACGATGGCAATGGAGTATTATATGATGCCTCTACCATTGGAGTATGCGCTCAAGATTTTCAATTACTTCTTCACCGCCGTCTTCATACTGGAAGCGGCAATGAAGCTACTTGCGCTAGGTGTTAAGATATATATGAAAGATCGCTGGAACCAGCTGGACGTCGCGATCGTGATACTGTCGATCGTGGGTATTGTGTTGGAGGAGCTAGAGACGAACATTATACCGATCAATCCGACCATCATTCGTGTGATGCGCGTCCTGCGGATCGCTCGCGTACTAAAGCTGCTGAAGATGGCCAAGGGTATCCGTGCTCTCCTGGACACCGTAATGCAGGCGTTACCACAG GTTGGTAACCTGGGTTTGCTGTTTTTCCTGCTGTTCTTTATCTTTGCCGCACTCGGTGTGGAGCTGTTCGGGCGGCTCGAATGTTCCGAGGAAGTACCATGTCAGGGTTTGGGAGAGCATGCACACTTTGCCAACTTCGGTATGGCCTTCTTGACGCTGTTCCGTGTGGCCACCGGTGACAACTGGAACGGCATCATGAAGGACACGCTGCGGGACGATTGCGACGACGCGGCAGATTGCGTGAAAAATTGCTGCGTGAGCACGATCATAGCGCCGATCTTCTTCGTCATCTTCGTGCTGATGGCACAGTTCGTATTGGTGAATGTGGTTGTGGCCGTGCTGATGAAGCATCTGGAAGAAAGCCACAAGCAGATGGAAGATGAATTGGATATTGACACGGAGCTGGAACGCGAATTCGAAAGAGAGCAAGAGTTTGAGGAGGAACAAGCGCTTTGCATGCAGCTGAACGATGATAACAAGCAAGTTCACAAACGCCCACTAACCAAAGTTTCTTCCTTGCCTTCGAATTTCACGTACAGTACTCCGATCTTGGAGAAGAAGAGCAATATTCAACGTCGTCAGACCATTCAGTATTTCAACCAGAATCTAGGCCTCTCGGTTTTCAACTCATACACCAATAACAATTCCTATGACGAAACGGCGGAAAACAATATCAACGCCGAGGGTGAAGAAATTCCTGAGGCTGGGCGGGACGGCGACGGTGAGgagaagaagatgaagaagaatgGCGAGGGGCCAGCGGAGGGCAATAAAGGGTTGGAGGGGTTGAACTCTGCCAAGGAGTACAACTCGAAGAACGTTAACAAGAAAATCCTGATCAACAAGACGAACCTTTTTAGCAAGTCTTGCGATGGTCGGCCCTCGGGCGAAGGTAAACGGAAGGGGTTTAAGGAGGAGTGTCTCAACATAACGATACCGGGCGCCTCGGTAACGGGGGTCGGTAACGCTGGTAAAGGTGAACCCACCAGGACGGAGGATCCTCGTCGAGGATCGTCAGGTCCGGTGGGTCCCGGTGACGGTACGGAAAGCGATCTGGTTGAATCGCAATGCTCGACAATCACTTCGTCAAGTAGATCGCGGCATCAAGCCGGTAGCAAGCTGGAATCTCGTCAATTGAGTTTAGACTACGATCCAACCAGAAACCCAAAGGCGTCCTCGGACGGGCACGATGGAGCGCCGCTGGCCACCGATGGCTGTCTGTCGGTGACGACCATGGGCGCAGGCACAACGTCCGCCACTATCGggaacagtggcagcagcaatACAACGACCAGCGGCAGCACTGTTTCGAACAAATCGTTTCTATCGGTTCCTAAGCTGCAGCCCAAAAGCAGATCTGGCAGCACCAAGCAGCTGTTCAAACAGACTGCCCTGGACGAGGATGGGGAGACGAATGATGAGAGCTCCCTGCTGCTTCCGGTGGCCACCGTCGCCGATAGTGGCAGTCCGGGCAACAACCATTGTCTCGGGGCCGGCGCTCTGCTCAGTATACCGGGCGAGGGCGGTGGGTTCGGTGCGGAATCGGTCAAGAATTCGGATTCGTGCGAAATCATTCGCATCATATCCGAGCGACGCAAAATTTAG